One Hermetia illucens chromosome 4, iHerIll2.2.curated.20191125, whole genome shotgun sequence DNA segment encodes these proteins:
- the LOC119653893 gene encoding histone acetyltransferase KAT6B isoform X9: MRDSSQEISPQVWREWILEAIRKIRFQKQRPSIQRICQAIGSHHKFHEDIVAEKLEEAVEAGAVVKVYNKGLHSYKAPMARRRIAVTKNSDLRKLVAIAVRELGECEGSSLKTIENYIQKSTNIELIANADFKQVIQSSVQSAVESGYLIQEGKLYKLGKALTTPRRTKVRTARATSTTPKTDESIANESIDSTCAECDGNSTANRNGVPEPLSECNFCGLALHTSCANIASNCKNQVMLSTFVAKGNKWSCKECKKCDACNEPGKGPCLLGCCTCDKNFHLTCLNPVPEKKPKCPWRCNYCLEHHDNVMKRSSSRNVGSESAIRRKISKVREQNNRRTIESACEDPPSSPVSSFMQKSSSRKPRVPPMNLSEDSDEAPENQPINSEDEKQPLPPGVTEADVAMYKDIREKAAEAVAEVMNPGGKLNLAVPVLNPTMLSPPSFALAAQERCPAAIEFGKWEIETWYSSPFPQEYARLPKLFLCEFCLKYTKSKAVLERHQDKCSWRHPPGTEIYRCGELSVFEVDGNVNKLYCQNLCLLAKLFLDHKTLYYDVEPFLFYVLTKSDKKGCHLVGYFSKEKHCQQKYNVSCIMTMPQYQRQGFGRFLIDFSYLLSREEGQPGTPEKPLSDLGRVSYHAYWKSVVLEYLYEHKNEPIALKKIAKQTGLFIADIALAFHLLNFVKLIKKEGDIRYQVVFLIDWRKVDMHNEKVRNSKNRIPIDSECLRWTPLLSTSILHSTRSDSDGEMSDNSDSSAKKFTESIKDKNSKAAEGEMPPLVKRKNDRTEKEVNEKPQPQISVVASLQGNVTEVSPVKHKRRRTVSRGNNQSTEATKSIEKKKEASVQSQSVATSDRVIEITSSGRRRTRPSKFDETTFGDTKLAKVSTVPEPKDKAATVSNTISRKRQAALPETDETLVSSSALEPKRLRVQKNEVETLQSSPSPTSSSTQVRSKRIRSICGSQDEKKLLSRLGNEEKDGSPEPSAELSRLSARSQRLANRHSVTPQPPEKTSRIEKISQALTKRQRNAKIPPAAEEPSPNSTENLPLETSNDLQKPQSIEQPEQIETINERLRHGSNVALNKRKRFVERRNRASGRIGDSPVIVESSGFSSDEQPAAKKQMTITEMLNLRATKQQQEEKSLPENKSEDVKVKSAIASTPPSKKPIVEKPINTAPKLRGKKSSQQQEQKNEELITSSVPTSTSADNISPAKICNITSEISTKEPEQMEEVKPLIESKPVIMPIVETNLENIPMVQVAAETPLKVLEAVAKKTKKQISSALRGNNCNLGPSTATPMDMVKTQVDVFETKVEDAKFPLEPTKPEVEQNDNGKTTKDEIKLQANSEEQLTHVKQQSEDVKEMAEIPRAVVETLNSSENKSETAIKDTTEKLPIVGKATNDSLMDVICVSDSSNASQDVPKDKADTIQPAPISSISDSLTTSYKPNENINSGKDDGGAPKDVDSENLTGPTNLVLQSQRKSIPVSTPISTVIAATSETPSIAQPPMQTSPKKAEKEEPKNESAVSELKNDSVKSLEDSGGKSKESVSPVKEMVAERQLLKSGSNATTTNVPTTTSQEIIKIDLSTDNDKSDTEPKKTSENSAEVTNTPVSVSAPSSVIKLNKDSNISTLTTSAETTKAMPMPPHTIQENKEIMKKVEINTKPMNTPVPTSTPNIQQTPQNLQASQNLQNSRNEILKIDLTEGGDNDFVGQRSSNPGLDANKSVAEKNISQSIQGTIPVSVDNQTKPKTTSPVESKKPIATTVIPSNIDFSDMKTDKKPIEPMKSEKHQNIQNNPTLAETKKSSNVSSEQSRKDQRQSSTSSTNHIVPASTSSSLLSSSAKQQELVKTSSSTSNISRHDKYQTKSEAAKQAAAAAVDLNINKLAPQFAMNQLPNYHSTAPSYWQWDYYSYKLQHLEATQQSQNNLRKDLAQSMYSHNIAQNIFQTANTLAMQQQQFQQQQQQQVQQHLTASSSSIRDKSQRSERKASGTSGEHKSSKKEDKLKDTSCSSFKQSCVASQQQYGSLQTQTQQGNKQNSGSSTSNKVIKNIDQQKHQQATASLSNTTGQSLQQTSPSVINQSSMNLMNTQSQSLNQNLIGKTSGDRDMSGNTTPNTTTNIDLKHHTPPSTDLPSMGVYTPDSTTNSVHSLHHYGQCDLDVAQLGLESPASISSDIASQNSVESVRPPSVQIQHQFSDCSMQQQGQSNTPLHMSIQTQQQQQQQQQQQQQQQQHNSNAMNVPASSPQNMNMMSVGSTMSNQQQQQQQNQNRKISQQARSNNTTSSNRASTPKVSRSNSSNTHQSSQQQRQSRNTPPSNNNNGGGITQQQMTSPGQTMQQMAAQQQQQQQQQQQAQHQNLQVQHMQQYGHLTSSMAAHGHQSMHQPDYISIPQMSQTYTGNSPNSYSSVPMTTVIQHRMPASHTSLTAQHPLSSPHQRLGPSPSSCAVSSANNFYIQGGNSAHPSSHTPVPMPTPTPTPSATPTLQMNSSSSTSVGPSGANSSALVGNMCSLSKLQQLTNGLEVQPCNTPPAGTVNLTPPPNHPHPHSTMTPPPTHLGNNRNLPTPPTSLQTQMGLQYHKYYSGNMNVTPPITSLSQNTGRSSRNTASAPVQHMSAASSRSPNVTTLSSNLMSAYQLNGYRVGVPAQQPTGYITNPAAAGFINNPAAQITQMGVMNMQSQYQDPTAIQRAAQQNSMYPSYSPYIPLNGSMRR; encoded by the exons ATGCGCGATTCGTCACAAGAAATCAGTCCACAAGTTTGGCGAGAATGGATTTTAGAAGCAATACGGAAAATCAGATTCCAAAAACAACGTCCAAGCATTCAACGCATTTGCCAGGCAATCGGAAGCCACCATAAATTCCATGAGGATATTGTTGCAGAGAAATTAGAAGAAGCCGTTGAAGCAGGTGCTGTCGTTAAAGTTTACAATAAAGGTTTGCACTCATATAAAGCTCCGATGGCTCGTCGTCGGATTGCAGTGACGAAAAATTCCGATTTACGAAAGCTTGTTGCGATAGCAGTACGTGAGTTGGGTGAATGTGAGGGCTCGTCATTGAAAACAATCGAAAATTATATACAAAAGTCGACAAACATTGAACTGATAGCAAATGCCGATTTCAAACAAGTCATTCAGAGTTCGGTACAAAGTGCCGTTGAAAGTGGATACCTTATACAGGAGGGGAAGTTGTACAAATTGGGCAAAGCTTTAACGACGCCACGAAGGACAAAAGTGCGGACAGCACGAGCTACGAGTACGACACCAAAAACGGATGAATCAATCGCAAAT GAAAGCATTGATTCCACCTGCGCCGAATGCGATGGCAATTCAACGGCAAACCGGAACGGAGTTCCTGAACCGCTTAGCGAATGTAATTTTTGTGGCTTAGCGCTTCACACAAGCTGCGCAAATATTGCTAGTAACTGTAAAAACCAAGTGATGTTATCTACATTTGTTGCCAAAGGTAATAAGTGGTCATGTAAAGAATGTAAAAAATGTGATGCTTGTAATGAGCCTGGTAAAGGCCCATGTCTACTGGGTTGTTGCACTTGCGACAAAAATTTTCATCTAACCTGCTTGAATCCTGTGCCTGAGAAGAAGCCAAAGTGCCCATGGAG ATGTAATTATTGTTTAGAGCACCATGATAATGTAATGAAACGATCTTCTAGTCGAAACGTAGGATCTGAATCGGCGATACGTCGTAAAATTTCCAAAGTCCGAGAACAAAATAACAGAAG gACCATTGAATCAGCATGTGAGGATCCACCCAGCTCACCTGTCTCGTCATTCATGCAGAAATCGAGTTCGAGAAAACCTAGAGTTCCTCCAATGAATTTATCAGAAGATTCAGATGAAGCGCCAGAGAATCAGCCAATTAATTCCGAAGATG AGAAACAACCTCTACCGCCCGGCGTAACAGAAGCAGATGTTGCAATGTATAAGGACATACGGGAGAAGGCTGCCGAAGCAGTTGCAGAAGTTATGAATCCTggtggaaaattaaatttggcTGTGCCTGTTCTTAATCCAACTATGCTTAGTCCACCATCTTTTGCACTGGCGGCGCAAGAGCGATGTCCGGCTGCTATCGAATTTGGAAAGTGGGAGATTGAAACATGGTATTCGAGCCCATTTCCACAAGAGTATGCAAG GTTACCAAAACTATTCCTTTGTGAATTTTGtctaaaatatacaaaaagtaAAGCCGTACTGGAGCGCCATCAGGACAAATGCAGCTGGCGTCATCCACCAGGAACAGAAATCTACAGATGTGGTGAATTATCAGTATTTGAAGTAGATGGGAATGTGAACAAACTTTATTGTCAAAACCTGTGTCTATTAGCAAAACTGTTTCTTGATCACAAGACTCTATACTATGATGTCGAACCATTTCTTTTCTACGTGCTGACAAAAAGTGATAAGAAAGGTTGTCATTTAGTCGgttatttttcaaaagaaaaacattGTCAACAAAAGTACAATGTGTCGTGCATCATGACCATGCCGCAATATCAACGACAGGGTTTTGGTCGTTTCCTTATTGACTTTAGTTATCTACTAAGTCGAGAAGAGGGGCAACCAGGCACTCCAGAAAAACCATTATCGGATTTGGGACGCGTCTCATATCATGCCTACTGGAAGTCAGTGGTGTTGGAATATTTATATGAGCATAAGAACGAACCTATTGCCCTGAAGAAAATTGCCAAACAGACGGGCTTATTCATTGCAGATATAGCTCTTGCCTTTCACTTATTGAATTTTGTGAAGCTTATCAAAAAGGAAGGTGATATTCGGTATCAAGTTGTATTTCTCATCGATTGGAGGAAAGTTGATATGCACAATGAAAAAGTGCGAAACTCGAAGAATCGAATTCCAATTGACTCTGAATGTTTGCGATGGACACCACTCCTATCAACGTCAATTCTACATTCGACCAGAAGCGATTCTGATGGCGAAATGTCTGACAACTCTGATTCTTCCGCGAAAAAATTCACCGAATCGATTAAGGATAAAAACAGTAAGGCAGCAGAGGGGGAAATGCCTCCCTTGGTAAAAAGGAAAAACGACCGCACAGAAAAGGAAGTGAATGAGAAACCGCAACCACAAATATCGGTAGTTGCATCTTTGCAAGGAAATGTAACTGAAGTAAGTCCTGTGAAGCATAAACGCAGGAGAACTGTATCTAGAGGCAACAACCAATCAACAGAAGCTACCAAATCtattgaaaagaagaaggaagcgTCTGTACAATCACAATCTGTCGCCACGTCGGATCGAGTAATAGAAATTACCTCATCGGGACGGCGTCGGACGCGCCCTAGTAAGTTTGACGAGACTACTTTCGGTGATACAAAGCTAGCAAAAGTGTCGACAGTGCCAGAACCTAAAGACAAAGCGGCAACAGTGAGTAATACAATTTCACGGAAGCGGCAAGCAGCATTACCAGAAACAGATGAAACACTCGTATCCAGTTCAGCATTGGAACCAAAGAGACTTCGCGTCCAAAAGAATGAAGTGGAGACATTACAATCTTCACCATCACCAACATCGTCATCAACACAAGTGCGAAGCAAGCGCATTCGATCCATATGCGGTTCTCAGGACGAAAAGAAGCTACTTAGCCGACTTGGcaatgaagaaaaagatggTTCACCCGAACCAAGCGCTGAACTTAGTCGTTTGTCAGCTAGGTCACAACGTTTAGCTAATCGCCATAGTGTGACCCCACAGCCACCAGAAAAAACAAGCCGCATTGAAAAAATCAGTCAAGCGTTAACTAAACGCCAAAGAAATGCAAAAATACCTCCAGCTGCAGAAGAACCTTCACCAAATAGTACTGAAAATCTACCTTTGGAAACTTCGAATGATCTCCAGAAACCTCAATCCATTGAGCAACCGGAACAAATAGAAACAATTAACGAAAGACTACGACATGGGTCAAACGTGGCGTTGAACAAGCGAAAAAGATTTGTTGAACGCCGGAATCGAGCATCTGGTCGAATTGGTGATTCTCCTGTGATTGTAGAATCAAGTGGATTTAGTAGTGATGAACAACCAGCTGCTAAGAAACAGATGACTATCACAGAAATGTTGAATCTTCGAGCTACTAAACAGCAACAGGAAGAGAAGAGTTTGCCAGAAAATAAAAGTGAGGACGTAAAAGTAAAAAGCGCGATAGCATCCACGCCTCCTTCGAAAAAACCGATTGTGGAGAAACCAATCAACACAGCTCCTAAACTGCGTGGAAAAAAGTCCAGTCAGCAGCAGGAACAGAAAAATGAGGAGCTAATTACTTCTTCTGTACCTACGTCAACTTCTGCGGATAATATATCTCCAGCGAAGATTTGTAACATCACATCagagatttcaactaaagaaccAGAACAAATGGAGGAAGTTAAACCTTTGATTGAAAGTAAACCTGTCATAATGCCTATTGTTGaaacaaatttggaaaatattccAATGGTCCAAGTTGCGGCTGAAACTCCGTTGAAAGTGTTGGAAGCAGTGgcgaaaaagacaaaaaagcaAATCTCCAGCGCGTTACGAGGGAACAACTGTAATCTTGGCCCATCAACGGCAACACCCATGGACATGGTGAAGACTCAAGTAGATGTTTTTGAAACGAAGGTTGAAGATGCAAAGTTTCCCTTGGAACCAACCAAACCCGAAGTTGAACAAAACGATAATGGTAAAACAACAAAGGATGAAATTAAATTGCAAGCGAATTCGGAGGAGCAACTTACACATGTGAAGCAACAGTCGGAAGATGTGAAGGAAATGGCTGAAATTCCGCGTGCTGTTGTTGAAACTTTAAACAGTTccgaaaataaaagtgaaacgGCCATTAAAGACACCACGGAAAAACTTCCCATAGTTGGAAAGGCAACAAATGATTCTCTAATGGATGTAATATGCGTGAGTGATAGTAGCAACGCCAGTCAAGATGTTCCCAAGGATAAAGCAGATACAATTCAACCAGCGCCTATTTCATCCATTTCTGACAGTTTAACTACTTCTTACAAACCGaatgaaaatattaattcaGGAAAGGATGACGGCGGTGCTCCTAAAGATGTCGACAGTGAAAATCTTACTGGTCCGACAAACCTAGTTCTCCAATCCCAGAGGAAGTCCATCCCTGTCTCCACTCCAATATCTACAGTAATCGCAGCTACGAGTGAGACACCCAGCATAGCTCAACCGCCTATGCAAACATCTCCCAAGAAAGCGGAAAAAGAAGAACCAAAAAACGAGTCAGCAGTTTCGGAATTAAAAAACGACTCCGTCAAGTCTTTGGAAGATTCTGGAGGTAAATCGAAGGAGTCGGTGTCGCCAGTTAAAGAAATGGTCGCAGAAAGACAACTTCTCAAGTCTGGTTCTAATGCAACCACAACGAACGTTCCAACAACCACTAGCcaggaaataattaaaattgatttgagCACTGACAATGATAAATCGGATACTGAACCTAAGAAAACCTCTGAGAATTCAGCTGAAGTAACAAATACTCCAGTGTCCGTCTCTGCGCCATCCTCagtaataaaactgaataaggACAGTAATATTAGCACCCTGACGACCTCAGCAGAGACTACTAAAGCAATGCCAATGCCTCCCCACACTATACAGGAAAACAAGGAGATAATGAAGAAAGTAGAAATTAATACGAAGCCTATGAACACTCCCGTTCCAACTTCAACGCCAAATATACAACAAACGCCACAAAATTTGCAGGCTTCGCAAAATTTGCAGAATTCCAGAAACGAAATATTGAAGATTGATTTAACTGAAGGTGGTGATAATGACTTTGTTGGACAGAGAAGTTCGAACCCTGGTTTGGACGCAAATAAATCTGTTGCAGAGAAAAACATATCGCAATCGATTCAGGGTACAATTCCGGTAAGCGTAGATAATCAAACCAAACCAAAGACAACGAGCCCCGTTGAAAGCAAGAAACCCATTGCAACTACCGTCATACCATCGAATATAGATTTCAGTGATATGAAAACAGATAAAAAGCCTATCGAACCTATGAAGAGTGAAAAGCATCAGaatattcaaaataatccaACGTTAGCTGAAACGAAGAAATCATCGAACGTCAGTAGTGAGCAGAGCCGGAAAGATCAGCGACAAAGTTCAACTTCAAGCACGAATCATATTGTTCCGGCTTCAACATCGTCTTCACTGTTGTCATCATCGGCCAAACAACAAGAACTTGTCAAAACTTCAtcctcaacatcaaatattagtCGCCATGATAAGTATCAGACTAAATCAGAGGCAGCGAAACAAGCAGCTGCAGCTGCTGTCGATCTGAACATCAATAAATTAGCGCCACAATTTGCTATGAACCAACTACCTAATTACCACTCAACTGCTCCATCTTATTGGCAGTGGGATTACTACAGTTACAAACTTCAACATCTAGAGGCAACACAGCAAAGTCAAAATAATCTCCGAAAAGATCTTGCACAATCTATGTACAGCCATAATATCGCTCAGAACATATTTCAAACTGCGAACACATTAGCAATGCAGCAGCAACAAtttcaacagcagcagcaacagcaggTCCAGCAACATCTTACGGCATCGTCGTCTTCTATTAGGGATAAAAGTCAACGCAGTGAGCGCAAGGCTAGTGGAACAAGTGGCGAACATAAATCAAGTAAAAAAGAAGATAAACTAAAGGACACGTCTTGTTCCAGCTTCAAGCAATCGTGTGTTGCTTCACAGCAACAGTACGGATCTCTCCAGACTCAAACTCAGCAAGGCAACAAGCAAAATAGTGGTTCTTCGACAAGTAACAAAGTCATAaaaaatatagatcagcaaaagcaCCAACAAGCCACCGCCTCCCTCTCTAATACAACAGGACAATCATTACAGCAGACATCTCCGTCAGTGATAAACCAGTCATCAATGAATCTAATGAACACTCAATCACAAAGTCTTAATCAAAACTTAATAGGTAAGACATCAGGGGATCGTGATATGTCCGGAAACACAACACCAAATACTACAACAAATATAGATCTTAAACACCATACGCCACCCTCCACCGATTTGCCTTCAATGGGAGTATACACGCCCGATTCTACCACTAACTCAGTGCACAGTTTACATCATTACGGGCAATGTGATTTGGACGTAGCTCAACTTGGACTAGAATCGCCAGCAAgtatttcaagtgatattgcatCGCAGAATTCTGTGGAAAGTGTACGACCACCGAGTGTTCAAATTCAACATCAGTTTTCTGATTGTTCAATGCAGCAACAAGGACAATCGAATACACCTCTTCATATGAGCATCCAAACtcaacagcaacagcagcaacaacaacagcagcagcagcaacaacaacagcacaATAGCAATGCGATGAACGTACCGGCGTCAAGCccacaaaatatgaatatgatgTCAGTTGGAAGCACAATGAGTaaccaacaacagcagcagcaacagaatcaaaatagaaaaatttcacAG CAGGCTCGCAGCAATAACACCACCAGTAGCAATCGAGCTTCAACGCCAAAAGTTAGTAGAAGTAACTCTAGCAATACGCATCAGTCCTCGCAACAACAGCGACAATCGCGAAATACTCCACCGTCGAACAATAACAATGGCGGCGGTATTACACAACAACAGATGACTAGTCCTGGACAGACAATGCAACAAATGGCCgctcaacaacagcagcagcaacaacaacagcaacaggcACAACACCAAAATCTTCAGGTGCAACACATGCAACAATATGGTCATTTAACTAGTTCAATGGCTGCGCATGGTCATCAATCGATGCATCAACCTGATTACATTTCCATACCACAAATGAGTCAAACGTACACAGGGAACTCACCCAATTCGTACAGTTCTGTTCCTATGACAACGGTCATACAACATCGTATGCCGGCGAGCCATACAAGTCTTACAGCACAACATCCGTTGTCCAGTCCACATCAGCGCTTGGGCCCGTCACCATCATCATGTGCTGTCTCATCGGCAAACAACTTTTACATTCAAGGAGGGAACAGTGCTCATCCGTCGTCTCATACTCCGGTTCCGATGCCGACTCCAACCCCCACGCCGTCCGCAACGCCAACATTACAAATGAACAGTTCATCATCAACCTCGGTAGGACCATCCGGTGCAAATTCTAGTGCTTTAGTTGGTAATATGTGTAGTCTTTCAAAATTACAACAGCTAACAAATGGTTTGGAAGTTCAACCATGCAATACACCACCTGCTGGAACAGTGAATTTGACACCGCCCCCCAACCATCCGCACCCGCATAGTACGATGACGCCACCACCAACACATCTGGGTAATAATAGAAATCTTCCTACACCGCCAACCTCCTTACAAACTCAGATGGGTCTACAATATCACAAATATTACTCAGGTAATATGAACGTGACGCCACCGATAACATCTCTATCGCAGAACACCGGCCGAAGTTCCAGGAACACAGCGTCTGCCCCTGTCCAACATATGTCGGCTGCGTCGAGTCGCAGCCCTAATGTGACGACCCTCAGCTCGAATCTAATGTCGGCATATCAACTAAATGGCTACAGGGTAGGGGTGCCAGCGCAACAACCGACCGGATACATCACGAATCCGGCTGCAGCGGGATTCATCAACAACCCAGCAGCCCAGATTACACAAATGGGCGTTATGAATATGCAATCTCAATACCAGGACCCGACTGCTATCCAACGGGCAGCACAGCAAAATTCCATGTACCCTTCTTATTCGCCATATATTCCTTTGAACGGTTCAATGAGAAGGTAG